A window from Salinibaculum sp. SYNS191 encodes these proteins:
- a CDS encoding transcription initiation factor IIB family protein — MATRDIYESGFDEDARAESSANQCPECDGRVTTNAVETVCEDCGLVIDEQRIDNGPEWRAYDDEECERTGAPLTAARHDRGLSTEIGRGTDAKGNEISGQKRRRLARMRREQTRGRWRSKAERNLAHGLGEVRRLTSALELSDSVRDQACQLFRSAQNEDLLRGRSIEAIAAASVYGACRCNGLSRLVDDVSEMARVAESRVTNAYKTLNEELGLPAEPVSPSMFVPRLASDLECPDEIRQRARALAEQAEERGVTTGVHPAGFAAACLYKAGREEGRWLTQSEAADVANASKATVRAHRDTLEEQVA; from the coding sequence ATGGCAACCAGAGACATCTACGAGAGCGGATTCGACGAAGACGCCCGAGCTGAGTCGAGCGCAAACCAATGCCCCGAGTGCGACGGCCGGGTCACGACGAACGCAGTCGAAACGGTCTGCGAGGACTGTGGCCTGGTCATCGACGAACAGCGTATCGATAACGGGCCGGAGTGGCGGGCGTACGACGACGAGGAGTGTGAACGAACGGGCGCCCCACTTACAGCGGCTCGCCACGATCGCGGCCTGTCGACGGAAATCGGTCGCGGCACCGATGCCAAGGGGAACGAGATCTCTGGGCAGAAGCGACGGCGACTCGCACGGATGCGCCGTGAGCAGACCCGGGGGCGCTGGCGGTCGAAAGCGGAACGGAATCTCGCCCACGGCCTGGGCGAAGTGCGTCGGTTGACAAGTGCCCTCGAGCTCTCCGATTCGGTTCGCGACCAGGCGTGTCAGCTCTTCCGGAGCGCCCAGAACGAGGATCTGCTTCGTGGCAGATCCATCGAGGCGATCGCCGCGGCCAGCGTCTACGGAGCCTGCCGGTGCAACGGCCTCTCGCGGTTGGTGGATGACGTCAGCGAGATGGCCCGCGTCGCGGAGTCACGGGTCACGAACGCGTACAAAACGCTGAACGAAGAGCTGGGCCTCCCTGCTGAGCCCGTCTCCCCCAGTATGTTCGTGCCACGGCTCGCCTCAGACCTCGAGTGTCCGGACGAGATCCGACAGCGGGCCCGAGCCCTCGCGGAACAGGCCGAGGAGCGCGGCGTCACGACGGGCGTCCATCCGGCCGGGTTCGCCGCGGCCTGCCTCTACAAGGCCGGTCGCGAAGAGGGCCGATGGCTGACGCAATCCGAGGCCGCGGACGTGGCGAACGCCTCGAAGGCGACTGTTCGGGCGCACCGGGATACGTTGGAGGAACAGGTCGCCTGA
- a CDS encoding DUF6293 family protein codes for MTDRIHFIPVGFDFHRLIYPISKGDLPADRVVLIDTDTDDVDSRAGDLAGNMVQRLEESFELIDVDVDHEQIEYEQLYSYENLYPRAYDYLWTELQKGNEVYVNISSMPRTVAFAFATAADSIIAEKDPKYRDQVHTYYAAPDEYLVLDMIEAIDNQIEFLEKLEDIRMPERLHELKEIREKIDRVGVTEGVREIEDGDMYVEFPASPGRELQDFEESILEFLYREGAMESTSQLAEQLAADLGEEYNDSFRSRVQYNASNLDERGYLDRDEKGNRHETSLSTMGMMWVKTHRD; via the coding sequence ATGACTGACCGCATTCATTTCATCCCGGTCGGGTTTGACTTTCACCGGCTTATCTACCCAATCTCAAAAGGCGACCTACCTGCGGACCGCGTTGTCCTGATCGACACGGATACTGATGACGTTGACAGCCGAGCTGGAGACCTTGCCGGGAATATGGTGCAACGACTGGAGGAATCGTTCGAACTCATCGACGTCGACGTCGACCACGAGCAAATCGAGTACGAGCAGCTGTACAGTTACGAAAACCTGTACCCACGCGCCTACGACTACCTCTGGACGGAGCTGCAGAAGGGAAACGAAGTGTACGTGAACATTTCTTCGATGCCGCGGACAGTGGCGTTCGCGTTCGCCACTGCGGCCGACTCGATCATTGCCGAAAAAGACCCAAAATACCGCGACCAAGTTCATACGTACTACGCCGCACCGGATGAATATCTGGTCTTGGACATGATCGAGGCGATCGACAACCAGATCGAGTTCTTGGAGAAACTGGAGGACATCCGGATGCCGGAACGTCTCCACGAGCTCAAGGAGATCCGCGAAAAGATCGACCGTGTGGGCGTAACAGAGGGTGTTCGTGAGATCGAAGACGGCGACATGTACGTTGAGTTCCCGGCATCACCTGGGCGCGAGCTGCAGGATTTTGAAGAATCTATCTTGGAGTTCCTGTACCGAGAAGGGGCGATGGAGTCCACATCACAGCTTGCAGAGCAGCTGGCGGCCGACCTCGGTGAGGAGTACAATGACTCGTTTCGCAGCCGCGTTCAGTACAATGCGTCAAATCTCGATGAGCGCGGGTACTTAGATCGCGACGAAAAGGGAAATCGGCACGAAACGTCCCTTTCAACGATGGGGATGATGTGGGTCAAAACCCATAGGGACTAA
- a CDS encoding DNA-binding protein, which translates to MSSNNASGKVVSVDEQAFEKAGGQAVDEDGFPVVDETPEFEAAVEQETQAKVDANHPDGIADTSEDRIHGVTLEQEERIQAREAELERISAQAELGTQDGREQRTREVVSEQCGRDEPAPAERTDPREKLTQEELAEVNEQAMRISDEVQGGWSRAVVAKQLAEKVQRGRDVTKAVLETLEELKAVPGAIVPIADVPDVPVGEVTVEGEITQLWDPSDTSISQVGLIEDDSGKIKFTIWEASRKTVVSEGETVRFRAVKKNWYQGRCSIAITGWSRIEFPERGRWWEE; encoded by the coding sequence ATGTCCAGTAACAACGCTAGCGGAAAGGTCGTTTCGGTCGATGAACAGGCATTCGAGAAAGCGGGCGGTCAGGCGGTCGATGAAGACGGCTTCCCGGTCGTCGACGAGACGCCGGAGTTCGAGGCCGCGGTCGAGCAGGAGACGCAAGCGAAAGTGGATGCGAACCACCCGGACGGGATCGCGGACACGAGCGAGGACCGGATTCACGGTGTCACCCTCGAACAGGAGGAGCGCATTCAGGCGCGGGAAGCCGAACTGGAGCGCATCAGTGCCCAGGCCGAGCTGGGAACGCAGGACGGTCGGGAGCAGCGCACGCGAGAGGTCGTCAGCGAGCAGTGTGGCCGTGACGAGCCGGCGCCGGCGGAGCGCACGGATCCCCGAGAGAAGCTGACGCAAGAAGAACTCGCGGAGGTCAACGAGCAGGCGATGCGGATCAGCGACGAAGTGCAGGGCGGCTGGTCGAGAGCGGTCGTCGCGAAGCAGCTGGCCGAGAAGGTGCAACGTGGGCGGGACGTCACGAAGGCGGTGCTGGAGACCCTCGAGGAACTAAAGGCGGTGCCGGGGGCGATCGTGCCCATCGCGGACGTGCCGGACGTCCCGGTCGGTGAGGTGACGGTCGAGGGTGAAATCACGCAACTCTGGGATCCGAGTGATACGTCGATTTCTCAGGTCGGGTTGATCGAGGACGATAGCGGGAAGATCAAGTTCACCATCTGGGAGGCCTCTCGGAAGACGGTCGTGAGCGAAGGTGAGACGGTCCGGTTCCGGGCCGTCAAGAAGAACTGGTACCAGGGGCGGTGCAGCATCGCCATCACGGGCTGGAGCAGGATCGAATTCCCAGAGCGCGGTCGGTGGTGGGAAGAGTAG
- a CDS encoding redoxin domain-containing protein gives MVTEGDSAPTFTLPGVVDDTFDTFSLSDATERDSAVLLLFYPFDFSPVCTNELCAIRDAEWFELTPNLDVWAASGDSAYSHRVFAEEYGLNFPLLSDSAGRVASAYDVCYNEWENHESVPQRAVFLIDSTQTIRYAWSTDDALKKPDFFPVKEALDQLTEERDDFGTADVDLVVEYDETPSQIS, from the coding sequence ATGGTTACTGAAGGAGATTCTGCACCCACGTTCACGCTCCCGGGTGTCGTCGACGACACGTTCGACACGTTCAGCCTCAGCGACGCGACTGAACGGGACAGTGCCGTGCTCCTCTTGTTCTATCCCTTCGATTTCAGTCCGGTATGTACCAACGAATTGTGTGCAATCCGCGATGCCGAATGGTTCGAGCTCACGCCGAATCTTGATGTGTGGGCGGCATCGGGGGATAGCGCGTATTCGCACCGAGTGTTTGCTGAGGAGTACGGGTTGAATTTCCCGCTGCTCAGTGACAGTGCTGGGCGTGTTGCATCCGCATACGACGTGTGTTACAATGAATGGGAAAACCACGAGTCCGTACCGCAACGCGCTGTCTTCCTCATCGACTCGACACAGACGATTCGATACGCGTGGTCGACTGATGACGCCCTCAAAAAACCGGATTTCTTCCCGGTCAAAGAGGCACTCGACCAACTGACAGAGGAACGAGATGACTTTGGCACTGCGGACGTCGACCTGGTCGTCGAATACGACGAGACGCCGAGTCAGATCTCCTGA
- a CDS encoding PAS domain-containing sensor histidine kinase yields MGEDRQKKAQYWTILNTVPDMVYVLDPEFHFIFVNDAMADVTGYDRDELLGAHASLLFDDAAIEGGTWNRDQLRAGDIEFGYTETELKTAHDDRIPCEIRCQLLPEFDDTDLGAGTAGVIRDVSERKARERELQAQSTAIEASIDGMAILDTDEEYAFVNQAHADIYGYDTPDAFLGETWQMCYTEEEATRFEEDVMPTLFEENSWRGQAVGICKDGSTFPQELSLSLTDDGRIICVVRDITELKERQRELQRKNERLDEFASVVSHDLRNPLNIAQGRLELAQQECESEHLDAAANGIDRSQTLLEDLLTLAREGSRIGEVTAVDLAAVTEECWRTVETKEATLVVETEQHIRADRSRLRELLENLIRNAVEHGGEDITVRVAERDNGFYVADDGPGIPDGERDQVFEAGYSTATDGTGFGLNIVREIADAHGWNVQVTASEGGGAHFDFTGVTTTSADR; encoded by the coding sequence ATGGGCGAGGATAGGCAGAAAAAGGCGCAGTATTGGACTATCCTCAATACGGTTCCGGATATGGTATATGTCCTCGATCCGGAGTTTCACTTTATCTTTGTCAACGACGCGATGGCGGATGTTACTGGGTACGACCGCGACGAGTTACTCGGAGCGCATGCCTCGCTTCTCTTCGATGACGCGGCCATAGAGGGCGGAACATGGAACCGCGACCAACTCAGAGCAGGTGATATCGAATTTGGATACACGGAAACCGAACTGAAGACTGCACACGACGACCGCATTCCGTGCGAAATTCGGTGCCAACTCCTTCCTGAGTTCGACGACACCGATCTGGGAGCGGGCACGGCGGGAGTCATCCGAGATGTTTCTGAGCGGAAGGCACGCGAACGGGAGCTGCAGGCTCAGTCGACGGCGATTGAAGCGTCCATCGATGGGATGGCAATACTCGACACCGATGAAGAATACGCGTTTGTAAACCAGGCACATGCCGATATCTACGGGTACGATACACCGGACGCGTTCTTGGGAGAGACGTGGCAGATGTGCTACACGGAGGAGGAGGCTACTCGATTCGAAGAAGATGTGATGCCAACGTTGTTTGAAGAGAATAGTTGGCGGGGCCAAGCAGTCGGAATCTGCAAAGACGGGAGCACGTTCCCACAGGAACTCTCATTGAGTCTGACTGACGATGGGCGAATCATCTGTGTCGTGCGCGATATCACCGAGCTCAAAGAACGTCAAAGGGAGCTACAACGAAAAAACGAGCGGTTGGATGAGTTCGCCAGCGTCGTCAGTCACGATCTCCGGAACCCATTAAATATCGCGCAAGGGCGACTGGAACTGGCCCAACAAGAGTGTGAGAGCGAGCACCTTGATGCCGCAGCGAATGGGATTGACCGAAGTCAGACGCTGCTTGAGGATTTACTCACGCTTGCTCGAGAGGGTTCTCGAATTGGCGAGGTTACTGCTGTTGACCTCGCAGCCGTGACTGAGGAGTGCTGGCGGACTGTCGAAACCAAGGAGGCGACACTCGTCGTAGAGACCGAGCAGCATATCCGTGCGGATCGGAGTCGGCTACGAGAACTTCTTGAAAACCTAATTCGAAATGCCGTCGAACATGGGGGTGAGGACATCACAGTGCGGGTAGCTGAGCGGGACAACGGCTTCTATGTTGCCGATGATGGACCCGGAATCCCGGACGGTGAGCGGGACCAGGTATTCGAGGCTGGATACTCGACTGCTACCGATGGAACAGGCTTTGGCCTCAATATTGTCCGAGAGATCGCCGACGCCCACGGGTGGAATGTCCAGGTCACGGCGAGTGAGGGTGGTGGCGCACATTTCGACTTCACCGGTGTCACGACCACTTCCGCTGATCGGTAA
- a CDS encoding redoxin domain-containing protein, translating into MVETGTTAPDFTLTGTQGDEVQEFTLSEFAAGRPTMLVFYVYDFSPVCESQMCELNDMEMLTFNDDIAVLGVSPDGPYSHQQFIRQNSLSYPLLTDEDKQVYDQYGMLTRTSEGKRNHKRGIVLLDSDRTVRYRWVAEDNWDPWDMDPLHEAYEISLDLINPDAQEADK; encoded by the coding sequence ATGGTTGAGACTGGGACAACGGCGCCTGATTTCACGCTGACAGGGACCCAAGGCGATGAAGTCCAGGAATTCACTCTTTCTGAGTTCGCTGCTGGACGACCGACGATGCTGGTGTTCTACGTCTATGACTTCAGTCCGGTATGTGAATCCCAAATGTGCGAACTCAATGATATGGAGATGTTGACGTTCAATGACGATATTGCTGTCCTCGGCGTCTCACCTGATGGCCCGTACAGTCATCAACAGTTTATCCGCCAAAACAGTCTGTCGTATCCACTCTTAACTGACGAGGACAAGCAAGTATACGACCAGTACGGGATGCTCACCCGGACCTCAGAGGGCAAACGGAATCATAAACGTGGAATCGTTTTGCTTGATTCAGATCGTACTGTTCGCTATCGATGGGTTGCTGAGGATAATTGGGACCCGTGGGATATGGATCCCCTTCATGAGGCATACGAAATCAGTTTAGATCTCATCAATCCCGATGCACAAGAGGCTGACAAGTAA
- a CDS encoding PAS domain S-box protein, which yields MNRAYRVASQWSVTFLGGALLWLALGRAITDTDEPLVDFIEVSLPVAVGLGLIVGGIWLARTHPIDRITQLTKWLLGGALVGVAVTLWILFIISLEQVPAGEPIVLVLNDVALFMAAGILLGYYATGLEAREQQLELSEQRFRALTENSSFAVITIDESSTIRYANDAVEELFGYSPKSLTGEPLATLMPGRLQEPHRDAMAQYLSAGERSLDWAGLELVGQRANGAEFPVEVSFGEYAVADEHLFTGVIQDVSDRKAAEHRLHQHTSKVTQLHEIATDITAADSRAAIHQRAADGAVELFGADVARVAVVEGDQFVPAASSGSEDIDDSEPMPLSFGYAGQSYQTDTVLRVDDLADTRSAARSPIRDGGGKSEPQSCEDPRALLSIPLEGYGVLQVFASEPGAFAERDEDVAEMLATHVVTALDRMSAEAMIRRERDRLEEFASLLSHDLRNPLNVAQGRLELIQMTGEIDHVDAIDRALNRMERLIEDMLTLAREGDAVGETEPVALRAVANQAWTNVTTKSASLEVESSVQIDADRSRLIQVFENLYRNAIEHGGDGVTIRVGSLDDGFYIEDTGPGIPEDERDDVFESGYTTNQDGTGFGLAIVKRIVEAHGWKIKVTEGTDGGARFEVSGT from the coding sequence ATGAACCGGGCGTATCGCGTGGCCAGTCAATGGTCGGTCACTTTCCTGGGAGGTGCCCTTCTATGGCTTGCACTTGGCCGCGCGATTACTGATACCGACGAGCCTCTCGTCGATTTTATCGAAGTATCTCTTCCGGTTGCGGTCGGGCTTGGACTAATCGTGGGTGGAATCTGGCTGGCACGAACGCACCCAATCGACCGGATCACCCAGCTGACAAAATGGCTCCTTGGGGGCGCACTCGTCGGCGTTGCCGTCACCCTCTGGATCCTGTTCATCATCTCTCTCGAACAGGTTCCCGCCGGCGAACCGATTGTCCTCGTTCTCAATGACGTTGCGCTCTTCATGGCTGCTGGAATCCTGCTCGGCTACTATGCGACCGGCCTGGAAGCACGTGAACAGCAGCTCGAACTGTCTGAACAGCGGTTTCGCGCCCTGACCGAGAATTCGTCATTCGCCGTCATTACCATCGACGAGTCGAGCACGATTCGCTACGCGAACGACGCCGTCGAGGAGCTTTTTGGTTACTCGCCAAAGTCACTCACCGGGGAGCCACTAGCGACGCTGATGCCCGGCCGATTGCAGGAACCACATCGCGACGCGATGGCGCAGTATCTATCAGCGGGCGAGCGTTCGCTCGATTGGGCAGGGCTCGAATTGGTTGGTCAGCGAGCGAACGGAGCGGAGTTCCCCGTGGAGGTTAGCTTCGGCGAATATGCCGTTGCGGACGAGCATCTGTTTACGGGTGTCATTCAGGATGTCTCCGACCGAAAAGCAGCCGAACACCGGCTCCACCAGCACACGTCGAAGGTGACTCAACTCCACGAGATTGCCACTGACATCACCGCGGCTGATTCGAGAGCGGCGATCCACCAACGGGCCGCTGATGGCGCTGTCGAGTTGTTCGGGGCAGATGTCGCCCGAGTTGCCGTCGTAGAAGGTGATCAGTTTGTTCCGGCCGCCAGCTCTGGTTCCGAAGATATCGACGATAGTGAGCCGATGCCGCTCTCGTTCGGGTACGCCGGTCAAAGCTATCAAACCGACACGGTCCTTCGAGTCGACGATCTCGCCGACACGCGGTCAGCAGCCAGGTCGCCCATCCGTGATGGTGGGGGAAAATCCGAGCCCCAGTCATGTGAGGATCCTCGAGCGTTGCTGAGTATCCCGCTCGAAGGCTACGGTGTCTTACAGGTGTTCGCGTCGGAGCCGGGTGCGTTCGCCGAACGCGACGAGGACGTCGCAGAGATGCTGGCAACCCACGTCGTGACGGCCCTCGATCGGATGTCCGCAGAGGCGATGATCCGCCGAGAGCGTGACCGTCTCGAGGAGTTCGCCAGTCTGCTGTCTCACGATCTCCGAAATCCCCTGAACGTCGCACAGGGTCGTCTGGAACTCATCCAGATGACTGGCGAGATAGACCACGTTGACGCAATCGACCGGGCGTTGAATCGGATGGAACGGCTAATCGAGGATATGTTGACACTCGCTCGCGAAGGCGATGCCGTCGGAGAAACGGAACCGGTAGCACTGCGCGCGGTCGCTAATCAAGCCTGGACAAACGTCACAACCAAATCAGCTTCGCTCGAGGTCGAGTCGAGCGTCCAGATCGACGCGGACCGCAGTCGGCTCATCCAGGTGTTTGAGAACCTGTACCGGAACGCAATCGAACACGGCGGCGACGGAGTCACAATTCGCGTCGGCTCCCTCGACGACGGGTTCTACATCGAAGATACCGGCCCCGGCATCCCAGAAGACGAACGAGACGACGTCTTCGAGAGTGGGTATACGACCAACCAGGACGGCACCGGGTTCGGGCTCGCGATCGTCAAACGCATCGTCGAAGCCCACGGGTGGAAAATCAAGGTCACCGAGGGCACAGACGGTGGGGCCCGGTTCGAGGTTTCAGGCACCTAA
- a CDS encoding HalOD1 output domain-containing protein yields MDSPPVDSPATSSDLLVDIVERLEACGLEDDTYQLHDYVDVDALDQLVNASQADVEVQFTVEGVQLVVTPDNVDVLIDQRERSEPQ; encoded by the coding sequence ATGGATTCCCCACCAGTAGACAGTCCGGCCACATCGAGTGACCTGCTGGTTGATATTGTTGAGAGACTAGAGGCGTGTGGGCTCGAGGATGACACCTATCAGCTCCACGATTACGTCGACGTCGACGCTCTGGACCAGCTCGTGAACGCGTCACAGGCGGACGTAGAAGTTCAGTTCACGGTCGAGGGCGTCCAACTCGTAGTGACGCCGGACAACGTCGACGTTCTGATTGACCAAAGGGAAAGATCAGAGCCACAGTAA
- a CDS encoding MarR family transcriptional regulator, producing MRFDADWMSRADDRILEHLAEAGPDTPKEMADSDRVRFSRQHINARCKTLVEYGLLVHLGNGVYDITRTGEQYLAGDLDARDLDPE from the coding sequence ATGCGCTTTGACGCCGACTGGATGTCTCGCGCCGATGACCGCATTCTGGAGCATCTTGCTGAAGCCGGTCCCGATACCCCAAAAGAAATGGCGGACAGCGATCGAGTGCGCTTCTCTCGCCAACACATCAATGCCCGTTGCAAGACGCTGGTCGAATACGGCCTCCTCGTCCACCTCGGCAACGGCGTCTACGATATCACGCGAACGGGAGAGCAGTATCTCGCCGGCGACCTCGACGCTCGTGATCTCGACCCCGAATAG
- a CDS encoding DUF7437 domain-containing protein, whose product MSRTSNRADGDIVQDFLSVADLLEEPQLAQLYAYLAREGEATVQDVMDDLELAQGTAYSYVNRLVDAGVVDVTDDEQPRRYAAREIDLTVTTAAGDREYTITPALIDAVGRRETDADIDTYIDRHGVAGLATALTYAVARERGEVTHRLMAEDLDISPLAAEMILQALRPVVHEHYDIEEAGAGLDELDIDDDGADDA is encoded by the coding sequence GTGTCACGCACTTCAAATCGCGCCGACGGCGACATCGTCCAGGACTTTCTCTCGGTCGCTGACCTTCTCGAGGAGCCACAGCTCGCCCAGCTGTACGCGTACCTCGCTAGAGAGGGCGAGGCGACCGTCCAGGACGTAATGGACGACCTCGAACTTGCCCAGGGGACCGCCTACAGTTACGTCAACCGGCTCGTCGACGCCGGCGTCGTCGACGTCACCGACGACGAGCAGCCGCGCCGGTACGCCGCCCGGGAGATCGACCTGACCGTGACGACGGCCGCCGGCGACCGCGAGTACACCATCACGCCGGCGCTGATCGACGCCGTCGGCCGCCGCGAGACGGACGCCGACATCGACACCTACATCGACCGCCACGGCGTCGCCGGCCTCGCGACCGCGCTCACCTACGCCGTCGCTCGGGAGCGTGGGGAAGTGACCCACCGGCTGATGGCGGAGGACCTCGACATCTCGCCGCTGGCGGCGGAGATGATCCTCCAGGCGCTCCGGCCCGTCGTCCACGAGCACTACGACATCGAGGAGGCAGGGGCAGGACTCGACGAGTTGGATATCGACGACGACGGCGCTGACGACGCGTGA
- a CDS encoding DUF7558 family protein, whose protein sequence is MQQTLVGCAFCDAPPGTETGEAHTWGQDERVTHPICVDCAIQTEPDPDECDHVACDGCGLAVDTLAALTRFRVELGHLEGPLQLCARCSPGGLATYWTRDLEEHLVATPAE, encoded by the coding sequence ATGCAGCAAACCCTCGTCGGCTGTGCATTCTGCGACGCGCCGCCCGGTACCGAGACTGGCGAGGCCCACACCTGGGGGCAAGACGAGCGGGTCACGCACCCGATCTGCGTGGACTGTGCCATCCAGACCGAGCCGGATCCCGACGAGTGCGATCACGTCGCCTGTGACGGCTGTGGGCTGGCCGTCGACACGCTCGCGGCGCTCACGCGATTCCGTGTCGAACTCGGGCATCTGGAAGGCCCGTTGCAGCTGTGCGCCCGCTGTAGTCCGGGTGGGCTCGCGACGTACTGGACGCGCGACCTCGAAGAGCATCTCGTCGCGACGCCGGCAGAGTGA
- a CDS encoding primase-associated protein: protein MSPSTPTDDEDMAYRVAALPLEYGETRINQLFTRGYNRYVVDGEDQPEDLVNDVERFGTAAFKEQVRVDAAEEPFVDEPGTLAVLATLSAICVKENPKFEHASPRNIQVLYDIRELYVNNLASLIRAHGDGSLQQDIADVLYSKEPGEDGPHPGRVCTGITEMPEFGEGLYLEIPMAAASRKCLVRAEGESSTGSDDGGEILTRVKDNNLYVPVGDFDSKYRDYAERAFKKLLRVQEDGLSDDQLSWLTTNESAITERIDRFLETGHHERIWRNWDRGERTIRVLRRALSDAPDDVAQTGEFQTAKELYRAVTAYDAEDDWESSVTDWISSPSSLAKTLADHESNSAVTIDRDGRVNTYRIGRAGTGAEQIEVREIEDLFELPCMANMEERLHEKKPVRKDLYNFARMVMWLPQYQDSSLDEIVADLKDVFSRWPWYDEQETEYQVRYEFSNTIDGDTPLPMNCDNDDLQRYCIGQDQCPYSIWGSLPFPDEMYEQVEEESAGPTEQF from the coding sequence ATGAGTCCGAGTACCCCCACCGACGACGAGGACATGGCGTATCGGGTTGCGGCACTCCCGCTGGAGTACGGTGAGACCCGCATCAACCAGCTGTTTACGCGTGGCTACAACCGATACGTCGTCGACGGCGAGGACCAACCAGAGGACCTCGTGAACGACGTCGAGCGGTTCGGGACGGCGGCGTTCAAAGAGCAGGTCCGTGTCGACGCCGCCGAAGAGCCGTTCGTCGACGAACCGGGGACGCTCGCCGTGCTCGCGACGCTGAGTGCGATCTGTGTGAAAGAAAACCCGAAGTTCGAGCACGCGTCACCACGGAACATTCAGGTACTCTACGACATCCGAGAGCTGTACGTCAACAATCTCGCCTCCCTCATTCGAGCCCACGGCGATGGGTCGCTCCAACAGGACATCGCCGACGTGCTGTACAGCAAGGAGCCCGGTGAAGATGGCCCGCATCCGGGTCGGGTCTGTACGGGCATCACAGAGATGCCGGAGTTCGGGGAGGGCCTGTACCTCGAAATCCCGATGGCGGCGGCGTCACGCAAATGTCTCGTTCGAGCGGAGGGCGAGTCATCGACGGGGAGTGACGATGGCGGGGAGATACTGACGCGAGTGAAGGACAACAACCTGTACGTCCCGGTCGGTGATTTCGACAGCAAGTATCGGGACTACGCTGAGCGGGCATTCAAGAAGCTCCTGCGGGTGCAAGAAGACGGACTCTCCGACGACCAGCTATCGTGGCTGACCACGAACGAGTCGGCGATTACGGAGCGGATCGACCGCTTCCTCGAGACCGGCCATCACGAGCGAATCTGGCGGAACTGGGACCGTGGAGAACGGACGATTCGCGTCCTCCGGCGGGCCCTGAGTGACGCGCCCGACGACGTGGCGCAAACGGGCGAGTTCCAGACGGCGAAAGAGCTCTATCGAGCGGTCACCGCGTATGACGCCGAGGACGACTGGGAATCCTCTGTAACGGACTGGATCTCGAGTCCGAGCAGTCTCGCGAAGACGCTGGCCGACCACGAGTCCAACTCGGCTGTCACCATCGACCGCGACGGGCGCGTCAATACCTACCGAATCGGGCGAGCCGGAACCGGCGCCGAACAGATCGAAGTGCGAGAGATCGAGGACCTCTTTGAACTCCCCTGTATGGCGAATATGGAGGAGCGGCTACACGAGAAGAAGCCTGTTCGAAAGGATCTCTACAACTTCGCGCGGATGGTGATGTGGCTGCCGCAGTACCAGGACAGCAGCCTTGACGAGATCGTCGCGGACCTCAAGGACGTCTTCTCCCGGTGGCCGTGGTACGACGAGCAGGAGACCGAGTACCAGGTCCGCTACGAGTTCTCGAACACGATCGACGGCGACACGCCGTTGCCGATGAACTGCGATAACGACGATCTACAGCGCTACTGTATCGGCCAGGACCAGTGTCCCTACTCGATCTGGGGCAGCCTCCCGTTCCCGGATGAGATGTACGAGCAGGTTGAGGAGGAGTCCGCCGGCCCCACTGAGCAATTCTGA